From the genome of Agromyces badenianii:
GCATCGGTGGCACCGCCCTCGGTGGGCACCGCCTCAGGGATGAACGGCGTGTAGTTGGCGGCCTGCACGAAGAAGAAGCCCACGACGATCACGAAGACCACGATCAGCACCTTGATGATGGTGAACACCGCCCCGACCCTGGCGGTGAGCTTCGTACCGGCGACGAGCAGGGCCGTGAAGACCGCGACGATGAGGAACGCCGGCCAGCTCACCTCGAGGCCGCCGATCTGGAACGTCGCCGGAAACGGCAGTCCGAACGCGAGCAGTGCCTCGCCGAGGTAGACGCCCCAGTACTTCGCGAGCACGGCGGCGGCGGTGAACATCTCGAGGATGAGGTCCCAGCCGATGATCCAGGCGAGCAGTTCGCCCATGGTCGCGTACGTGAAGGTGTAGGCGCTGCCCGCCACCGGCACGGTCGAGGCGAACTCGGCGTAACACATGATCGCGAGGCCGCACGTGACCGCGGCGAGCACGAAGGAGAGGATCACGCTCGGGCCGGCGAAGTTCGCGGCAGCCTGCGCGCCGACCGAGAAGATGCCCGCGCCGACCGCGACGGCGATGCCCATGAGTGCGAGGTCCCAGGTTCCGAGCGATCGCTTGAGGCTTCGCTCCTCATCGTGCGAATCGGCGATCGACGCCTCGACGGATTTCACTCGCAGGTTCATCGTTCCCCCCAGTGGTCGGCGCCGCCCCGCGCGGTGCCGAGTTCCCCTCAGCGTACGATGTGCATCGCGCGCGCCGCATCCGTCAGCGAACCGCTCAGCGACGGGTAGACCGGAAACGCCTCCGCGAACTGGTCGACCGTGAGCCGGTGCTCGACGGCGAGCGTCATCGGGAAGACGAGCTCCGACGCCTTGGGCGCGACGATGACGCCACCGATGATCGCGCCCGATCCGCTCGACGCGAACAGCTTCACGAAGCCGTCGCGGATGCCCATCATCTTCGCGCGCGGGTTCGAGGCGAGCGGCAGCTTGTAGACGACGCCGGGCACGACCCCCTCCTCGATCTCCTTCTCGGTCCAACCGACCGTGGCGATCTCGGGCTGGGTGAAGATGTTCGAGGTGATGTTGCGCAGCTCGGGCGGGTTCACGATGTCGCCCATGGCGTGGAACACCGCCGTGCGCCCCTGCATCGAGGCGACCGAGGCGAGCGGCAGGAAGGTGGTGCAGTCGCCCGCCGCGTAGATGTTCGGCATCGAGGTTCGCGCGACCCGATTGACCCGGATGTGGCCGCTCTCGGCGAGCTGCACGCCGGCCTCTTCGAGACCGAGGTCGACGGTGTTCGGCACCGAGCCGACCGCCATCAGGCAGTGGCTGCCGCGCACCTCGCGCCCGTCGGTGAGCGTCGCCACGACGGTGTCGCCGTCGCGCACGACCGACTCGGCGCGCGACTTGTTCATGACTTTCATGCCGTTGCGCTTGAAGACCTTCTCGATGACGGATGCCGCGTCGGCGTCTTCGCCCGGCAGCACCTGGTCGCGGCTCGAGATGAGGGTGACCTTCGCACCGAGCGCCCGGTACGCGGAGGCGAACTCGGCGCCCGTGACGCCGGACCCGACGACGATGAGATGCTCGGGAACCTGTTGCAGGTGGTAGAGCTGCGTCCACGTCAGGATGCGCTCGCCGTCGGGCACCGCCGACGGCAGCACTCGGGGCGATGCGCCGACCGAGATGACGAGCGTGTCGGCCTCGATGCGGTCGAAATCGGTGCCGCCCTTCGCCGTCGAGACGATGATGGCGTTCGGCCCGTCGAGGCGCCCCTCGCCCTGCACGAGGTGCACGCCGGCCTCGATGAGGTTGCCGCGCATGTCTTCCGACTGTTGGGCCGCGAGGCCGAGGAGCCGCTTGTTGACGGCGGCGAGGTTGATCGCCACATCGGGCTTCACCGGCTTGTCGGCCGAGCCCTTGGCGTAGAACTGCACGCCGAGGTCGGCGGCCTCTTTGACGGCGTTGGACGCCTCGGCGGTCGCGATGAGCGACTTCGAGGGCACGACGTCGGTCAGCACGGCGGAACCGCCGACCCCCGCCCGCTCGATGAGGGTGACCTCGGCACCGAGCTGTGCGCCGGCGAGCGCCGCCTCGTACCCTCCGGGTCCTCC
Proteins encoded in this window:
- a CDS encoding NAD(P)H-quinone dehydrogenase encodes the protein MAYEFERTQRIAVLGGGPGGYEAALAGAQLGAEVTLIERAGVGGSAVLTDVVPSKSLIATAEASNAVKEAADLGVQFYAKGSADKPVKPDVAINLAAVNKRLLGLAAQQSEDMRGNLIEAGVHLVQGEGRLDGPNAIIVSTAKGGTDFDRIEADTLVISVGASPRVLPSAVPDGERILTWTQLYHLQQVPEHLIVVGSGVTGAEFASAYRALGAKVTLISSRDQVLPGEDADAASVIEKVFKRNGMKVMNKSRAESVVRDGDTVVATLTDGREVRGSHCLMAVGSVPNTVDLGLEEAGVQLAESGHIRVNRVARTSMPNIYAAGDCTTFLPLASVASMQGRTAVFHAMGDIVNPPELRNITSNIFTQPEIATVGWTEKEIEEGVVPGVVYKLPLASNPRAKMMGIRDGFVKLFASSGSGAIIGGVIVAPKASELVFPMTLAVEHRLTVDQFAEAFPVYPSLSGSLTDAARAMHIVR